From Pristiophorus japonicus isolate sPriJap1 chromosome 1, sPriJap1.hap1, whole genome shotgun sequence, a single genomic window includes:
- the ccnb1 gene encoding G2/mitotic-specific cyclin-B1, translating into MALRLAKATRVGKDNVEPKVLPAKVGTKLGLRPRAALGDIGNQAQGTKFALKKGKSTVAPKVEPVKKLNKPVVSQTGKNNEDLPKIPVSPSLMETSGCIAEDLCQAFSDVLLPVKDVDADDGDNPMLCSEYVKDIYKYLRKLEAEQSVRPKYLEGKEITGNMRAILIDWLVQVQRKFQLLQETLYMTVSIIDRFLQDNPVTKSSLQLVGVTAMLVASKYEEMYPPEIGDFVYVTDNTYTTAAIREMERKILQKLDFSLGRPLPLHFLRRSSKIAEVSSEHHTLAKYLMELTVVDYEMMHYLPSQIAAAAFCLAQKVLNTGEWTPLLQHYMNYKEDDLVSVMEHIAKNVVKVNQGLTKHVTIKNKYASSKQMKISTIPQLKSDVILNLSKHLLSRK; encoded by the exons ATGGCTCTTCGCTTGGCTAAG GCTACTCGTGTTGGTAAAGACAATGTTGAACCAAAAGTCCTTCCAGCAAAAGTGGGAACAAAACTTGGCTTGAGGCCTAGAGCTGCTTTGGGGGACATAGGAAATCAGGCACAAGGAACAAAGTTTGCTTTGAAAAAG GGAAAAAGTACAGTGGCCCCAAAGGTGGAACCAGTGAAAAAGCTCAACAAACCAGTTGTTTCTCAAACAGGAAAAAACAATGAAGATCTACCAAAG ATACCAGTATCGCCATCCCTCATGGAAACGTCAGGCTGTATAGCTGAAGATTTGTGCCAGGCCTTCTCTGATGTGCTGCTTCCTGTTAAAGATGTTGATGCAGATGATGGTGACAACCCCATGCTATGCAGTGAATATGTTAAAGATATCTACAAATACTTGAGAAAGCTAGAG GCAGAGCAGTCTGTGAGGCCAAAATACTTGGAGGGAAAGGAGATAACTGGCAATATGCGTGCTATCCTAATAGACTGGCTTGTGCAGGTTCAGAGAAAATTTCAGCTGCTCCAAGAAACATTGTACATGACTGTATCAATCATAGATCGATTCCTTCAG GATAACCCAGTAACCAAGAGCAGTCTACAACTTGTTGGAGTGACTGCAATGCTAGTAGCATCCAAATATGAAGAGATGTATCCTCCAGAGATTGGGGACTTTGTCTATGTTACAGACAACACTTACACTACAGCTGCAATACGTGAAATGGAGAGGAAGATTCTGCAGAAGCTTGACTTCTCCCTGGGCAGGCCTCTGCCCCTGCACTTTCTGAGGAGGTCTTCAAAAATTGCAGAA GTAAGCTCTGAACACCACACTCTGGCCAAGTACCTGATGGAGTTGACTGTAGTTGACTATGAGATGATGCATTATCTTCCATCCCAGATTGCAGCTGCTGCTTTTTGTCTTGCTCAAAAAGTCTTGAATACTGGTGAATGG ACACCCCTTCTGCAGCATTATATGAACTATAAAGAGGATGACCTTGTTTCAGTGATGGAGCACATTGCCAAGAATGTTGTAAAGGTCAATCAAGGCCTCACTAAGCATGTG ACTATTAAGAACAAGTATGCCAGCAGCAAGCAAATGAAGATCAGCACAATTCCACAGCTAAAATCTGATGTGATACTCAACTTGTCAAAGCACTTGCTCTCTCGCAAATAG